From a region of the Monodelphis domestica isolate mMonDom1 chromosome 8, mMonDom1.pri, whole genome shotgun sequence genome:
- the GAL3ST2 gene encoding galactose-3-O-sulfotransferase 2, whose protein sequence is MTLVWKLRYFRVLVILLVLLVLLLGTFLNTEVRFLVPLFSDQESFHPVTNIMFLKTHKTASSTIMNILYRFTEKQNLTVALPAGQLFHLGYPWLFLTKYVEGFKSLNGTFNIMCNHLRFNPTEVKKVMPNNTFYFSILRNPVFQLESSFMYYKSYAPAFQKPKSLNEFLASPLKYYNEQLAMRNIYAKNNMWFDFGYDNNREGKDYVRAVIQEIQQQFHLILISDYFDESMVLLRNSLHWELDDVVYFKLNSRSESTIQNLTRENQEKVREWCALDWELYQHFNRTFWRKIREVVGLRKLAKEVALLRARQQELMDICIQDGKPKNKTQIKDLNLRPYQSGDANILGYNLKQQLDNETLAMCQRMVMPEIQYMSHLYSQQFPTNPAKKIRLQ, encoded by the exons GTACTTCCGTGTCCTCGTCATCCTCCTGGTGCTCTTGGTCCTCCTCTTGGGAACCTTTCTCAACACAGAAGTCAGATTTCTGGTCCC CCTCTTCAGTGACCAGGAATCCTTCCATCCTGTGACCAACATTATGTTCCTGAAGACCCACAAGACTGCCAGCAGCACCATCATGAACATCTTGTATCGCTTCACAGAGAAGCAGAACCTCACGGTGGCCCTCCCTGCAGGGCAGCTTTTCCACCTGGGCTACCCCTGGCTCTTCTTGACGAAGTATGTGGAAGGATTCAAATCCCTGAATGGGACCTTTAACATCATGTGCAATCACCTGAGATTTAACCCCACAGAG GTAAAGAAAGTCATGCCGAACAACACGTTCTACTTTTCCATTTTGAGGAACCCGGTTTTCCAGCTGGAGTCGTCCTTCATGTATTACAAAAGCTACGCCCCGGCTTTTCAGAAGCCCAAGAGCTTGAATGAGTTTTTGGCTTCTCCACTGAAGTACTACAATGAACAATTAGCCATGAGAAACATCTATGCCAAGAATAACATGTGGTTTGACTTTGGCTACGACAACAACAGAGAGGGCAAAGATTACGTGCGGGCCGTCATCCAGGAGATCCAGCAGCAGTTCCACCTCATCCTCATTTCCGACTATTTCGACGAGTCCATGGTCCTCCTGAGAAACAGCCTGCACTGGGAGCTGGACGATGTGGTTTACTTCAAGCTGAACTCTCGGAGCGAGAGCACCATCCAGAACCTGACCAGGGAGAACCAGGAGAAGGTGAGGGAGTGGTGTGCTTTGGACTGGGAACTTTACCAGCACTTCAATAGGACTTTCTGGCGGAAGATCAGGGAGGTCGTCGGGCTGAGGAAGCTGGCGAAGGAAGTGGCCCTCTTGAGGGCCAGGCAGCAGGAGCTCATGGACATCTGCATCCAGGACGGGAAGCCCAAGAACAAGACCCAGATCAAAGATCTGAACCTCAGGCCCTACCAGTCTGGGGATGCCAACATCCTGGGCTACAACCTCAAACAACAGCTAGACAACGAGACACTGGCAATGTGCCAGAGGATGGTGATGCCCGAGATACAGTACATGTCTCACTTGTACTCCCAGCAATTCCCCACGAACCCCGCCAAGAAGATCAGGCTGCAGTGA